A genomic stretch from Meriones unguiculatus strain TT.TT164.6M chromosome 15, Bangor_MerUng_6.1, whole genome shotgun sequence includes:
- the LOC110550696 gene encoding uncharacterized protein LOC110550696 codes for MDRHNMSWVRYPSQVSPAVEDVIAAQSVTSRCTHVYVAVCVPLSLAAGLFSLSVFVRDRARLGALDRLLASLTVTSILVTLLSLNAATRPDYMHTTNLGCGALSFFSNVCYFTAQYLQGATLVLTLLPGSSGCRLLARPVASLAAIGGCAVCSSLILVSLLGTSGELHATTMCQVDPLTAWPEYEIVKFSLGFALALTFQVSLFFLRAMQPAWRAAPAQGDTASGRWVVLAVALNMLACRLFFNAVLLHRAQLKLRKDIGTPRDELLMNLAELALSAESCSNSAFVALLHTPCRLRLRGLLERLTQRCRQGLDNNMALNRAGG; via the coding sequence ATGGACCGCCACAACATGTCCTGGGTGCGCTACCCGAGCCAGGTGTCCCCGGCCGTGGAGGACGTCATTGCGGCGCAGAGCGTCACCTCTAGGTGCACGCATGTCTACGTGGCAGTGTGTGTCCCGCTGAGCCTGGCGGCAGGGCTCTTCAGTCTGAGCGTGTTCGTCCGGGACCGGGCTAGGCTGGGGGCGCTGGACAGGCTCCTTGCGAGCCTCACGGTCACCAGCATCTTGGTGACCCTACTGTCCCTCAACGCTGCTACCCGGCCTGACTACATGCACACGACAAACCTGGGCTGCGGGGCCCTCTCATTCTTCTCCAATGTCTGCTACTTCACAGCCCAGTACCTGCAGGGAGCCACGCTTGTCCTGACCCTTCTGCCGGGATCTTCGGGCTGCCGGCTCTTGGCGAGGCCTGTGGCAAGCCTAGCTGCCATCGGGGGCTGTGCTGTCTGTAGCTCGCTCATCCTGGTGTCCCTGCTGGGCACATCTGGGGAGCTGCACGCGACCACCATGTGCCAGGTGGACCCGCTGACTGCATGGCCGGAATACGAGATTGTCAAGTTCAGTCTGGGCTTCGCACTTGCTCTGACCTTCCAGGTCAGTCTCTTCTTCCTGCGGGCTATGCAGCCGGCCTGGCGGGCGGCTCCCGCTCAGGGGGACACGGCCTCCGGGCGCTGGGTGGTACTGGCCGTGGCTCTCAACATGCTTGCCTGCAGACTCTTCTTCAATGCGGTCCTCCTGCATCGGGCGCAGCTGAAGCTGCGGAAGGACATCGGCACCCCGAGGGATGAGCTGCTCATGAACCTCGCCGAGCTGGCCCTGTCTGCAGAGAGCTGCAGCAACTCGGCGTTCGTCGCCCTCCTCCACACACCATGCCGGCTCCGGCTGCGGGGCCTGCTTGAGCGCCTCACGCAGCGATGCCGGCAGGGGCTGGACAACAACATGGCCTTGAACAGAGCAGGGGGCTAG